The sequence GCTTATTTTACGTGTGAGTAGTGAGAGTTTAAAGCCTTTATGCGCCCTTTTAGCGTAGTATTGCTCCCAATTTGTGGCTTTAGATTCTGTATTTATAGAATCTAAAATCTGCGTTTTGGGCGCAAAGATAAAAAATCTCTGCACCAAAAAGCTTGCGGCAAAAATCATTAATTCACAAATAGGCTTAATAATAATCTCACTTATATTGGTGTAATGGGAAATAAAAGCAATGCCTTGCATAGAAATAAACATAAGGCACAACATAAGCAGCGTATAAGTGGTAATCTCAAAGGCGAGATTAGATTTAGTTTTAAACACAAAATGTTTGCCTACCATGAAGTTGAACACACCCGCTACAATCCGCCCGCTAAGCATACACACAAAGAGGCTAGCACCCAAACTAAAAGCTAGCGCAAAGATAGCATAATCAATAAGCGCAGTCAGCAGGGAATTACCAATATGGCGGAAAAGTACAAAATATATACTAAGAGAATCTAGCACGGGATTAAAGTGCGAGGAGGCGTTATTATCGATATAAATGGTTTGGATAGGCACTTGCAGGATAGTGAGATGCTCATAGCAGGCATTAATGAGCATTTGCATTTCAAATTCATAGCCATTATATGCGCTTGCAAGCATGGTGCGTGCTAGATTTGGGCTTATCACGCGCAGTCCGCTTTGAGTGTCTTTTAGCTTTTTGCCAAACATAATTTTAAAAATGTTGCGGGTGAGTGTATTGCCAAACTTGCTACGAAAGGGGATTTTCCCGCCAAAATCCCTCACGCCAATAGCCAGCTCTGCACTAGATTCTATAAATGCGCGCGCAAGCTTTAGCGCATCATCTACGCTATGCTGCCCATCACAATCAAGCGTGATAATGCCCTGAATTTGCGTAAAGTGATTAAGGATATAATTAAAGCCATGTTTTAAAGCCCCGCCTTTGCCGATATTTGTGGCGTTTTTTAGCAAAATTACTTGTTTATCAAGGGCATTAAAAATACTATCAAATGCCGCAGGAGAGCCGTCATTAACAACAACTAGAGTGAATTTTTGTTCAATAAGCGAATGAGCGAGGGAGATAAGATTTGGGCTAGGTTTATACGCGGGGATTAGGATAACAAAATGTTTATAGAGTCTAGCATTCTGCTCTATCCCCCCCCCCCGTTAATTGTAAAGCATTAGATTCCAAAGAAGGGTTGGGCATAGCTATCTCCAAAATAAATTTTTAGAGATTATAAGCTATTTAGTTAAATATCTCTCTTGCTTTTGAGCCACGCACTTAGGCGCGCGATGTATGTCCAAAAGAGCGGGATAAAAAATATCGCAATAAATGTCGCCGCGAGCATTCCGCCAATCACGCCTGTGCCAATGGCATTTTGACTTCCGCTACCCGCACCGCTAGAGAGTGCAAGGGGTAGCACACCAATGCTAAAGGCTAGTGAAGTCATAATAATAGGGCGGAAGCGTAATTTTGCCGCACCAACAGCAGATTCAAAAATACTTTTGCCCTCTTTTTCATGCAAGTGCTGCGCAAATTCTACAATCAAAATCGCATTTTTTGCCGCAAGGGCGATAAGCATAACAAGCCCAATATTAAAATAAATATCTGCATTTAATCCCCTTAGAGCCGTGGCTAGAGCTGCGCCAAACACCGCAAAAGGCACAGCGGTAAGCA is a genomic window of Helicobacter jaachi containing:
- a CDS encoding glycosyltransferase — encoded protein: MEQNARLYKHFVILIPAYKPSPNLISLAHSLIEQKFTLVVVNDGSPAAFDSIFNALDKQVILLKNATNIGKGGALKHGFNYILNHFTQIQGIITLDCDGQHSVDDALKLARAFIESSAELAIGVRDFGGKIPFRSKFGNTLTRNIFKIMFGKKLKDTQSGLRVISPNLARTMLASAYNGYEFEMQMLINACYEHLTILQVPIQTIYIDNNASSHFNPVLDSLSIYFVLFRHIGNSLLTALIDYAIFALAFSLGASLFVCMLSGRIVAGVFNFMVGKHFVFKTKSNLAFEITTYTLLMLCLMFISMQGIAFISHYTNISEIIIKPICELMIFAASFLVQRFFIFAPKTQILDSINTESKATNWEQYYAKRAHKGFKLSLLTRKISANLIINLLKKYSHPQSFCEFGGGDSCFYESIRKAYPQAFYIVFDNATNGVKAFNEKYKDLPPHRQEARLVNIIESKSLSAYQQGLASASQDTANGFYDGFDVVFSAGLIEHFDESGTKDMCLKHFMCAKSGGIVLLTYPTPTLLYRCIRFCAERCGMWEFHDERALLFKEVHNVCKEYGELKARRLNAYIGLTQEILVYQKF